In the Drosophila gunungcola strain Sukarami unplaced genomic scaffold, Dgunungcola_SK_2 000001F, whole genome shotgun sequence genome, one interval contains:
- the LOC128263447 gene encoding uncharacterized protein LOC128263447: MQSSCVLVVVLALAALVAARPEPPRDSYSAPPSSGYQPSGPSGGYGAPAPQYGPPQQPPVVHKHVYVHVPPPEPEYQAPRKPLYVPPPQKHYKIVFIKAPSPPAPTAPIIPQFPQNEEKTLVYVLVKKPEEQPEIIIPTPAPTQPSKPEVYFIRYKTQKEETGPYPNSVSPPAPEYGAPAAPPAPSAPSSSYGAPSH, encoded by the exons ATGCAGTCCAGTTGTGTG TTAGTGGTCGTCTTAGCCTTGGCTGCCCTGGTGGCCGCTCGTCCCGAGCCGCCTCGTGACTCGTACAGTGCTCCCCCCTCCAGCGGCTACCAGCCGAGTGGACCGAGTGGCGGTTACGGCGCCCCTGCGCCCCAGTACGGACCCCCCCAGCAGCCGCCGGTGGTGCACAAGCACGTCTACGTCCATGTCCCACCACCAGAGCCGGAGTACCAGGCCCCCAG GAAACCACTGTATGTGCCGCCTCCCCAGAAGCACTACAAGATTGTGTTCATCAAGGCGCCATCTCCACCTGCCCCAACTGCACCTATAATCCCGCAGTTCCCGCAGAACGAGGAGAAGACGCTGGTGTACGTGCTAGTCAAGAAGCCAGAGGAGCAGCCGGAGATCATTATCCCCACACCAGCGCCCACTCAGCCCAGCAAGCCGGAGGTGTACTTCATCCGCTACAAGACCCAGAAGGAGGAGACCGGACCCTATCCCAACAGTGTGTCGCCTCCAGCGCCCGAGTACGGAGCACCAGCTGCCCCGCCGGCACCGTCTGCCCCCAGCAGCTCGTATGGAGCACCTTCCCACTAA
- the LOC128263448 gene encoding uncharacterized protein LOC128263448 yields MRVPGSQGIGSGSGHRWLLVWMTVLLLVVPPHLVDGRYLPTRSHGDDLDKLRELMLQILELSNEDPQQQQQQQQQQHPLLRLHNEATNSNSNSNINNPRVSNGNSNAAWLQKLSAMGALDELGGDGAQRFGPNYGRY; encoded by the exons ATGAGAGTGCCAGGGAGTCAGGGGAtaggaagtggaagtggacaCAGGTGGCTCTTGGTTTGGATGACGGTGCTGCTCCTGGTCGTCCCACCGCATTTGGTCGATGGCCGTTACCTGCCGACAAGGTCGCATGGCGACGATTTGGACAAGTTGCGTGAACTGATGTTGCAG ATTTTGGAGTTGAGCAATGAGGacccacagcagcagcagcaacagcaacagcagcaacacccaCTGCTGCGTCTGCACAATGAGgccaccaacagcaacagcaacagcaacatcaacaatcCACGCGTGTCCAACGGCAACTCAAATGCCGCCTGGCTGCAGAAGCTGAGTGCCATGGGTGCCCTGGATGAGTTGGGGGGAGATGGAGCCCAACGATTTGGTCCCAACTATGGACGATACTAA
- the LOC128263434 gene encoding protein spaetzle 3, with protein sequence MALTNFSLPFGALGQPWGVTLAPLHPIHQLASNTNNLLYSPADHQQQSPAEATADPEYFKNNPYGPPQSGGYQYQNTAGRRKQSNAYLPPTAPNAVRNSVYHIQQQQQQQQQQQDHHENSVSFQSSSSRSSSTTGQSSIQLTQTHASGVRGPAEGSYTRYPGQQAQPQQQQQQQQQKQYFNAHGSASATFTKNSGSFSITSFGSRQQQQVPSQQQPQQQQQPQPQQPPPSQQQQPPPPAAPPQRSRQAKPEAQPAQTYGVAPPDNYPERAPGFTRVQAGQGSRTQVHAVLDYDVEEGEEDEEEDGEEDGQYYEGQEKDKANNNQMPTVTPIQGPIYLKNGTVPVVPLFSYPKLNNGSFLQIPIWWTALSVALGLDVRGDVIKGVPCIKRYHQLFCPTAGNSYPIDKIERFIDDNKALMRRMYGDFEMNMEGPGGGGGGRQQAKVRKRRFIDEPDIFIPPGAFAANAGETVEAGDSYFGQLRKKRQAAGGNRNRGGAAGGSGNGNSNANRPPGNGNGNSGTGRLDACESKIEIVTPYWASNSAGKIRAIVNTQHFEQAIHQEVCSNTQTPRCEGECGCEQKYKWHRLLAYDPDNDCKGIFMDWFLFPSCCVCRCNP encoded by the exons ATGGCTCTGACGAATTTCTCGCTGCCATTCGGCGCCCTCGGCCAGCCGTGGGGAGTCACCCTGGCCCCCTTGCATCCTATCCACCAGTTGgccagcaacaccaacaaccTCCTCTACTCTCCGGCCGACCATCAGCAACAGTCTCCGGCGGAGGCGACTGCCGACCCGGAATACTTCAAAAACAATCCCTATGGGCCCCCGCAATCGGGAGGCTATCAATATCAAAATACAGCTGGGCGTCGCAAGCAGAGTAATGCCTATTTGCCGCCAACAGCGCCGAATGCAGTACGGAATTCGGTTTACCacatccagcagcagcagcagcaacagcagcagcagcaggatcaTCATGAGAACAGCGTGTCCTTTCAGAGCTCCAGTTCGAGGTCGAGCAGCACCACGGGCCAAAGTTCCATCCAGCTGACACAGACTCATGCGAGTGGTGTCCGGGGTCCGGCGGAGGGCTCTTACACTCGATACCCCGGACAGCAAGCCCaaccgcagcaacagcagcagcagcagcaacagaagcaATATTTCAATGCCCATGGCAGTGCCAGTGCCACTTTTACTAAGAACAGCGGCAGCTTTAGTATTACCAGTTTTggcagcaggcagcagcagcaggttccatcgcagcagcagccgcagcagcagcagcaaccacagCCGCAACAACCACCGCcatcgcagcagcaacagccaccACCACCTGCAGCACCGCCTCAAAGGTCCAGGCAGGCCAAGCCGGAGGCTCAACCTGCCCAGACCTACGGAGTGGCTCCGCCTGATAACTACCCGGAACGAGCACCGGGCTTCACAAGGGTTCAGGCTGGACAGGGATCCAGGACGCAGGTGCACGCCGTCCTCGACTATGACGTGGAGGAGGgcgaggaggacgaggaggaggacggaGAGGAGGACGGACAGTACTACGAGGGACAAGAGAAGG ATAAAGCGAATAACAATCAGATGCCCACGGTGACGCCCATCCAGGGACCGATCTACTTGAAGAACGGCACGGTGCCGGTGGTGCCGCTCTTCTCCTATCCGAAACTCAACAACGGATCGTTCCTACAGATTCCG ATCTGGTGGACGGCTTTGTCGGTGGCTTTGGGATTGGATGTGCGGGGCGATGTCATCAAGGGAGTGCCATGCATCAAGCGATACCATCAGCTGTTCTGTCCGACGGCCGGCAACAGCTATCCCAT tGATAAAATCGAACGATTCATAGACGACAACAAGGCTTTGATGCGACGGATGTATGGAGACTTTGAAATGAACATGGAGGGTCCCggcggaggaggtggaggacGACAACAAGCCAAGGTGCGCAAGCGTCGCTTTATCGACGAACCGGATATATTTATTCCGCCCGGAGCATTTGCTGCAAATGCTGGGGAAACCGTCGAAGCCGGTGATAGTTATTTCGGTCAACTCCGGAAAAAACGCCAAGCTGCCGGAGGGAATCGAAATAGAGGCGGAGCGGCCGGAGGGAGTGGCAATGGAAACTCGAACGCCAATAGACCACCGGGCAACGGAAATGGTAATTCGGGCACTGGGAGACTTGATGCCTGCGAGTCGAAGATTGAAATTGTCACACCCTATTGGGCATCGAATTCGGCGGGCAAAATCAGGGCCATTGTGAATACACAACATTTCGAACAGGCCATTCATCAGGAGGTGTGCAG cAATACACAAACTCCCCGTTGCGAGGGTGAATGTGGATGCGAGCAGAAGTACAAATGGCATCGTTTGCTCGCCTACGATCCCGACAACGATTGCAAGGGCATTTTTATGGATTGGTTCCTGTTTCCTTCGTGCTGTGTCTGTAGATGTAATCCCTAG